From one Montipora capricornis isolate CH-2021 chromosome 10, ASM3666992v2, whole genome shotgun sequence genomic stretch:
- the LOC138019686 gene encoding uncharacterized protein — MAGAASVFDNKAIKGTPTFKDGGCPYIKLSQEPFIVEVKKCPAFQKDGCPFKNAKTIKECIAEFSKVPASHHEGVAYKALLDVLKAFHSESKKAEKEVGECPAFKTKDGCPFKSVKLSDGKPLVIPTEKLL, encoded by the exons ATGGCAGGAGCAGCG AGTGTTTTTGACAACAAAGCTATCAAAGGTACCCCCACATTTAAGGATGGCGGCTGCCCTTACATCAAGTTGTCACAAGAGCCTTTCATTGTGGAAGTCAAAAAGTGCCCTGCGTTTCAGAAAGATGGATGCCCCTTCAAAAATGCCAAGACCATCAAAGAATGTATTGCAGAATTTTCCAAGGTTCCAGCATCGCACCATGAGGGCGTAGCGTATAAAGCGCTGCTAGATGTGTTGAAGGCTTTTCATTCAGAATCCAAAAAGGCAGAGAAGGAAGTCGGCGAATGTCCTGCATTTAAAACAAAGGATGGTTGCCCATTCAAGTCAGTCAAGCTGAGCGACGGAAAGCCACTTGTGATTCCTACAGAAAAACTGCTCTAA
- the LOC138019550 gene encoding vacuolar protein sorting-associated protein 4B-like, protein MSGETLKKAIEIVTKATDEDKAGNYEEALRLYEHGVEYFLHAIKYEAQGDKSKESIRQKCVQYLDRAEKLKQYVKTKSKKKPVASSGEGKEGNSKGKDDSSGDEDDSAESKKLRGQLNSAIVMEKPNVQWADVAGLDSAKEALKEAVILPIKFPHLFTGKRTPWRGILLYGPPGTGKSYLAKAVATEANNSTFISVSSSDLVSKWLGESERLVKQLFEMARDNKPAIIFIDEVDSLCGSRSENESESARRIKTEFLVQMQGVGVDNKDVLVLGATNIPWTLDSAIRRRFEKRIYIPLPEASARVKMFELHMGNLKHSIQPPQFRELAEKTDGYSGADISIVVRDAMMQPVRKVQQATHFKKVRGPSPQDPNVLTDDLLTPCSPGEPGAVEMTWMQVPGEKLLEPVVNMTDMLRSLATSKPTVNSADLKKFEDFTRDFGQEG, encoded by the exons ATGTCCGGCGAAACACTTAAG AAGGCTATTGAAATTGTCACTAAGGCTACAGATGAAGATAAAGCTGGAAATTATGAAGAGGCTCTTCGACTTTATGAACATGGAGTAGAATACTTTCTGCATGCAATAAAAT aTGAAGCTCAGGGTGACAAATCTAAAGAGAGCATCCGACAGAAATGTGTTCAGTATCTTGATCGAGCTGAGAAGCTAAAGCAGTATGTGAAAACTAAAAGCAAAAAGAAGCCTGTAGCATCTTCAGGAGAGGGAAAAGAAGGAAACAGTAAAGG AAAAGATGATAGTAGTGGAGATGAGGATGATAGTGCTGAGAGCAAAAAACTTAGAGGACAATTAAACA GTGCCATTGTAATGGAGAAACCCAATGTACAGTGGGCAGATGTTGCAGGATTAGATTCAGCCAAGGAAGCCCTCAAAGAGGCTGTCATTCTGCCTATAAAATTCCCCCATTTATTCACAG GAAAGCGCACGCCCTGGAGAGGAATTTTACTATATGGG CCACCTGGAACAGGGAAATCGTATCTAGCTAAGGCAGTTGCCACAGAAGCAAACAATTCGACTTTTATATCAGTCTCTTCATCTGATCTAGTATCCAAATGGCTCGGAGAAAGTGAAAG ACTTGTAAAGCAACTTTTTGAGATGGCTCGTGACAACAAACCAGCAATCATTTTTATCGATGAAGTGGATTCCTTGTGTGGTTCAAGaagtgaaaatgaaagtgaaTCAGCCAGAAGAATAAAAACAGAATTTCTTGTTCAAATGCAGG GTGTTGGTGTTGATAACAAAGATGTCCTTGTGTTAGGGGCCACGAACATTCCATGGACTCTTGATTCTGCCATAAGAAGAAG ATTTGAAAAAAGGATCTATATCCCTTTACCTGAAGCATCAGCAAGAGTGAAAATGTTTGAACTTCATATGGGGAACCTTAAACATTCCATTCAGCCGCCACAGTTTCGAGAATTAGCAGAAAAAACAGATGG ATATTCTGGTGCAGATATCAGTATCGTGGTGCGTGATGCCATGATGCAGCCAGTTCGAAAAGTACAACAAGCAACGCATTTTAAAAAG GTCAGAGGGCCCTCTCCGCAAGACCCAAATGTTTTAACGGATGACCTCTTAACACCATGTTCTCCAG GAGAGCCTGGTGCAGTGGAGATGACATGGATGCAAGTTCCAGGAGAGAAGCTGTTAGAACCTGTTGTTAATATG ACGGACATGCTGCGATCACTGGCCACATCCAAACCGACCGTCAACTCTGCAGACTTAAAAAAGTTTGAAGACTTCACAAGAGATTTTGGACAGGAAGGATAG